Proteins found in one Mytilus trossulus isolate FHL-02 unplaced genomic scaffold, PNRI_Mtr1.1.1.hap1 h1tg000233l__unscaffolded, whole genome shotgun sequence genomic segment:
- the LOC134701150 gene encoding 3'-5' ssDNA/RNA exonuclease TatD-like, which translates to MEDEREDGPATVHRDAPSHPPRNPVDLVGGVMVYCDPGTWPSALALQEPPGGSPWVTAIGVHPKKAQQLDDSSFDKMERLLGLPGVRAIGEVGLDQSQRDPPLQRQVSTLRWVLNLCKGRPEVPLILHIRGAPEDRHSAEAHLKVLTIVRERVDPQQRIHLHCFDGGRQKARRWRDAFPNVYFGYTGEVIRFDQEQGQVVSSLPLDRILLESDAPYFRPSWVPNHSYGHPQYIAEVAMGLLAFRSGDTLWALLEAITSNARVLYRV; encoded by the coding sequence ATGGAGGATGAACGGGAGGATGGACCGGCAACGGTTCATCGAGATGCGCCTTCCCACCCCCCAAGAAACCCAGTGGACCTAGTAGGAGGGGTTATGGTGTATTGTGACCCAGGGACATGGCCATCTGCATTGGCATTGCAGGAACCCCCTGGAGGATCACCCTGGGTCACAGCAATAGGAGTCCACCCCAAAAAGGCCCAGCAGCTGGACGATAGTTCGTTCGACAAGATGGAACGGCTGCTGGGGTTGCCTGGGGTAAGGGCCATTGGAGAAGTTGGGTTGGACCAGAGCCAGCGGGACCCACCTCTTCAAAGGCAGGTTAGCACCCTAAGGTGGGTCCTAAATTTGTGCAAGGGAAGGCCAGAGGTTCCCCTCATTCTCCATATTAGAGGGGCTCCCGAGGATCGCCATAGTGCGGAGGCGCACCTGAAAGTCCTCACCATAGTCCGGGAGAGGGTGGACCCTCAGCAGAGGATCCATCTCCATTGCTTTGATGGGGGCAGGCAGAAAGCGAGGCGTTGGAGGGATGCCTTCCCCAATGTCTATTTTGGGTATACGGGGGAGGTAATCCGGTTTGACCAGGAACAAGGGCAAGTGGTGTCGTCCCTCCCCCTAGACAGGATACTACTGGAGAGTGATGCCCCCTATTTCAGGCCATCATGGGTGCCCAATCACAGCTATGGGCATCCCCAGTATATTGCCGAGGTGGCAATGGGACTTTTGGCCTTTAGGTCGGGGGACACCCTTTGGGCATTGCTGGAGGCCATCACCAGCAATGCACGAGTTCTGTATAGGGTGTAG